The segment NNNNNNNNNNNNNNNNNNNNNNNNNNNNNNNNNNNNNNNNNNNNNNNNNNNNNNNNNNNNNNNNNNNNNNNNNNNNNNNNNNNNNNNNNNNNNNNNNNNNNNNNNNNNNNNNNNNNNNNNNNNNNNNNNNNNNNNNNNNNNNNNNNNNNNNNNNNNNNNNNNNNNNNNNNNNNNNNNNNNNNNNNNNNNNNNNNNNNNNNNNNNNNNNNNNNNNNNNNNNNNNNNNNNNNNNNNNNNNNNNNNNNNNNNNNNNNNNNNNNNNNNNNNNNNNNNNNNNNNNNNNNNNNNNNNNNNNNNNNNNNNNNNNNNNNNNNNNNNNNNNNNNNNNNNNNNNNNNNNNNNNNNNNNNNNNNNNNNNNNNNNNNNNNNNNNNNNNNNNNNNNNNNNNNNNNNNNNNNNNNNNNNNNNNNNNNNNNNNNNNNNNNNNNNNNNNNNNNNNNNNNNNNNNNNNNNNNNNNNNNNNNNNNNNNNNNNNNNNNNNNNNNNNNNNNNNNNNNNNNNNNNNNNNNNNNNNNNNNNNNNNNNNNNNNNNNNNNNNNNNNNNNNNNNNNNNNNNNNNNNNNNNNNNNNNNNNNNNNNNNNNNNNNNNNNNNNNNNNNNNNNNNNNNNNNNNNNNNNNNNNNNNNNNNNNNNNNNNNNNNNNNNNNNNNNNNNNNNNNNNNNNNNNNNNNNNNNNNNNNNNNNNNNNNNNNNNNNNNNNNNNNNNNNNNNNNNNNNNNNNNNNNNNNNNNNNNNNNNNNNNNNNNNNNNNNNNNNNNNNNNNNNNNNNNNNNNNNNNNNNNNNNNNNNNNNNNNNNNNNNNNNNNNNNNNNNNNNNNNNNNNNNNNNNNNNNNNNNNNNNNNNNNNNNNNNNNNNNNNNNNNNNNNNNNNNNNNNNNNNNNNNNNNNNNNNNNNNNNNNNNNNNNccgtagttcctcagtaactactcattagttcctcattagttactcattcgttcctcattagttcatcagtaactactcattagttactcattagttccccagtaactactctaattttgtgtagcttagttcctcagtaactactcattagttcctcattagttactcattagttactcattNNNNNNNNNNNNNNNNNNNNNNNNNNNNNNNNNNNNNNNNNNNNNNNNNNNNNNNNNNNNNNNNNNNNNNNNNtactcattagttcctcattagttactcattagttactcattcgttcctcattagttactcattagttcatcagtaactactctaattttgtgtaccgtagttcctcagtaactactcattagctcctcattagttactcattagttcctcattagttcctcagtaactacttgaattttgtgtaccttattgtaaagtgttaccaaatagATTCTTGAATCGTAAACAAAACTCCCACATGGACACATTTtacctgcgtgtgtgtgtgtgtgtgtgtgtgtgtgtgtgtgtgtgtgtctttatttgTGCACTGTCTCATGCAGTGGAGTCTTTGTGTCTATTTGCACATTCATAGCGCCTCACATATGAACAAATGAAGTAATTGTAAACAAGGCACACAATAcatatctttgtgtgtgttagtgtgaattatatatgtgtgtttgcagtcaCTTGTCACTGCCTGTTTGCGCCCAGCATTTGTTTatcatgttttcatgtctttgtcTCCAGTAAACAGGTTTAAGTGGCTCGTGTCAACTCACTGTTAAAGGTCAAAAGGTGAAACTTAAAGGAATTCCCCCACAAGATGACCATTTATGTCAGTTAGTCATGTGGTGTTATCTTGAATATGTGGAGCCTTCAtggaaaatggcaaacatactgatttatagacccttttagggccgatgTCACGatgacgtcagtttgttagctggaggcaaaacacgactcaccgccacagggctgtaggctacataggagtcttaaaatgtcgtcctgttgtgttattgggagccagaatagaaggaatCATGGCTCAAGACTTAGATTTTATtgcataccagccgccactggccgtcactgaaaacaaagacaactatatAAGACGAAAGGACTTGATGGAGGCGATCATCagaaatgctcacatgtgcagcgcacacttcatatcaggttaggggaaaagtatttactgttttaGGGGTGaaagaaaattgaaattgaGGCGGTATATTAGGAGGAATACTGGATTTCTCTTTTACGCTAACGTTTTAGTGcattagctagcattagcttcaatagcaaaacaaactggagaaCCCGTTGAAGTGTTGTcttcctttgtaagattggcatagtaatcgaccacaaagcttcctgtgatatcacccatccactgagtgagagcatacgggtcagccagtctggtcccgttggtcagtgtttacatttTGAAGTAACACTCGCGGCCCTGGAGAGTGgatgacctgacatggtgcgtttgtAAATTcggtctgacgctctacactaaaatgagagccctgttggttgaagaaacagagcattatatttctacatgaactTATTTCAGAATGCACCACTCGTATCATCTTCCTcaattgtctaaaacaagccaacagaacttgctagctagcgttagctaatgtctgtggagaactgttttgcctccagctaagccccacccaccaacAAAACATCATATTGTTTACTAACAATACAAGGGTCTATTagggaccatgtttaacagcaGTCAAGACTATATCAAACCATCTgtctacacactcacacaacttgtgcactATAAACAAAGTCTCATTTTTCCAGTCGTACGTGAAGTGCTTCCCAAacatgtgttgctgtttttttgtaacGAAATATAAGTTAGGAGGGcggcacagtggtacagtggttagtaATGTACAGCATCACAGctagagggttcctggttcaaacccagggtggggggtcgAACCCCAGGGTGGAGCTCCTCTTTGCAGAGCCTGCATTTcctcccatgtcagcgtgggttttctctgggtactccagcttcctcccacagtcaaaagacatgcaggcttgGTTAATTGGTGATTCTAAATTGCCCTTAGATGACCTGTACAGGGTGtgccccacctctcgcccagtgtcagctgggataggctccagccctcaggcaacccccaacaggataagcagccacggaaaatgaatgaatgcattaGGAAGCATAAATACATGCAAATATAGGGatataaatcaatatgttcaccaTTTTCCATGGATGCatgcgagaaaaaaaaaatattttctaccagttcaaggtaacatggcatgACTAACTTGCTtccaaatggtcattttgttggtgaattattcctttaataatTATACTgactgtaaataaatgtaacttATCCTCACTTTTTCCAGAAGCACAGATTTCAAAGAACTCAGCAAATGCACTAATGTAATGCACATACTGTGGGGTTACAGCCAGGAGTGGCGCCAGGTCACTGATTGGGATGATATAAGTCATGTAGGATTCTACGAAAGACTAAGAAACCAAACCAAGTACCACGAATCAATTAAACATCTTTAAGCTGGAATGCATCTATTTCCTAATAAAGTCCTGGAACTAGTTAGAAGCCTGTTCACAGCACAGGCTAGATTGGTTTTGGCAGACAGCACATCAAAACAAGATTTATGTCAATataaaacagcaacagaaacatGAGACTGCTTTAATAACCAAAATGCAGTTTAGAAAGTTGCTTAATGAGATCTAACTTATCTGCAAATGGCATATTTTGGAAGCAGTGGTGATCCTGGACACTTTGTTTCATCATGATTTGTTGCAGATTAAAAACAATTGAATCAGTGCTGCAGTTCATAGAGCAATCCAATAAATGAAAAAGCTTTTgtcttttattacatttctttGTTACAGTCACGTCAACAAATAGTTTTAGTGAACATTAGTAAATGTTTAATGAATGCTGTGTGCTGCTCATGTAGATGGCTACATCTACAAATACTGAACAGATTGTAAATGTGAACTCTGTCACGTAATATAAAGTTgagttaaaggagcagtgtgtaagatttagggagatttagtggcatctagtggtgaggattgcagatcgCAACCAGTCGAAACTTCTCTCGGTTAGAATttcctcagtgttcattgtttatcCCCCTAaaccctgcacactggacctttacgctctgacacacacatatcatTTACTGTACCTGTCTGCAGTTGGAGTCAGTTACAACTGAACAAGGAGGACATGCAGTCAACCCAGCTCCAGTGGATATGACGGGGTGAACTTCTGGTTGGTCTTCAACCCACTGAGGAGTGAAAAGCTGTCTCTGGTCAGCTGGTTGCTTTTGGATTTTTCACTCACTTCCTGCAGCCAGTAGGGTTTATAATGTTGCAAACATTATCATGGCAGCACACCAACACCAGCAACATTAAGATGTGTTTGACTTGCTGTATTAGCATACTTTTAAGTATAgtttttgcatgtttgttgGGGACACGGTATATATGCTGATACTGGTGTGCTGGAGCTAAATATCCCTGTCCAGACCTTATTCCTTTTTTAATGTTAAGTGAACATGTGGAACAGAATCTGGAAATACAAATAACATTAtaacaaatacatatttgtaATAAGAACATTGCATGAAGAAAGGTTCTGGACTCTCCACCCCAGCACACTGTACAATGGGTACATAAACGTACTATCAGCAGGTTTATGCTGCCCTCTGTTGGCCAAGTACTTGAAGGGGATAAAGGTGGAAATGGTTACCTGCTCATGCAATAAtcacaattaaataaataaaaaataaactctgtgatAGTGACATCGTTTGAACTGGATCAggtcagtttttttgtttgtgttgaacAGCACAGAGGCCTAAGGCATCCTATCCTGGGCACAGTGAGCAGTACCGGCTCTTCCACTCTCATCTCTATcaccttctttcttttttcccccctaacTTTCTCCTCATTTTGTCCTGTatctcttcttcatcatcattgtTTTAGTCTGTCTCGGAGGAAGTAAACACAGGGTCAgttgatttttatatttacCTGACATGACATGAATAATGATTTggatacaaacaaacagaaactatGACAAGTGTCACAGGAACAAGTACAGATACTCCATTTTCATCATTGAAAACATGCAGTGCGTTTCAGGGGTCATTATTGGCAGtgtaaaatatacatataaagaTGTATTCATTGTTGATTATTTGCATGCAAAcaatattccttttttttctttatcaaatatatttacacattaacacactgtgGCTTTTGTGCGGTAAACTTTATGTCCCAGTGTGTCATGATTCATACCTGCATGCATACACAATCGAAGCTGATCCTCATTGTAGTGTTAGTTAAACCAGGACTTTCAGACCTTGGACATGTACAATATATGGATGATAAATTGCATGTTACCCTTAGAaacatttgatgttttttttaaagagaattGTGGTGTTAAAATGGAAAAAGGGAGAAGAAGCAGTTGCATTATGCAGCAAtgatgcattttacatttttctgaaaaacacattgTTATGCATTAAAACATTTGACTTGAACTGGAATAGTAAAATGGCGGGGGTATGGTGTGACATTGATTTCACAACATGTGATGTGTTGCTACTGCCTGGGATGTGTGACTTAAACAGGGAgaaagctgttgttgttgttttttttcaaagtatTGTTTATTGGAGTATATTGTATttagacattttacattgttctAAAAAACACATTCTTATGCATAAATAAGTGTGACTTAACTTTGGTGTGGAAATGGTATCACAACATCATTTGTTGATACTGTCTGGGAAGAGTAACTAAAACAGGgggaagtttaaaaaaaagctattgTTTGTTTCATAGATTGTTTTGTGTTGCATTGGTACGTTTTACATTATTCCGACAAATGTTAGATGATTTTGAAATTCTTTAAtcattagaaaatgttttaatggtATTTTACTTGAATTCTAATGTAATCATTTCATGATCACTTACAATTTATGAcctaaatgttgaaattatgAAATGAAATTTCATCAATAAATTGTGTATATCAAGTTTAGGTTAACAAATGTGATTTAACTTTATGTGTTGATTTGCTAGCTTCTTTGATACCAACCAAATAGAACCAAATCTATCAGTACAGAAGCTcaacaatgtgctgctgtggcagggggtgcagcaaaatgtattttagcacATAAAAAGACCCACCCAAAAGtataaatcaatatcagtttagtgtatgttatatttatatttatattttcactgctttactttatacactaactgatggaggcagagTAGCAACTCTTGCGTTCTGCTAAGTATAATCCCTGTTTATATCAATCAAGTCAGGTGACTTTgagataatggcttcagttcctcaTCTGAAatagctgtctgacagcaaggtaaagtggtaaGAATATTATACTAAGTATAAGCCTAGTGTACATTTGAACCGATACAGATTTTTGTCAGGTGTGcctttttaaatttggcatCAGCTAACCAACTGAGGCAGCGTTTGCTCagtatcatttcattttatgtacatGATGGGGGGGTATTTCTGCCCCAAAGTTATTGTACACAAACACTGTGATTCTGTCTGTTGTGATTTTATATGTGGCTAAATGGTTTCTGGATTCTGTTCCACTCTATCACTGTCCATAGTTGCCATTGGAAACCAGTTTGAATCAAGATGTTTGAATGATTTCTGATCCTTCCTAAAATATATTTGCCTGTGTCCACACCTGTATCCGCCCATGCCATCAAGTTCAAGTTGACTGATTCATCTGGCATTGTTTGCCCCCGTTTTTCCCTGGTGAGTAAGTGGCTTAATTTTGATCCACAATAACCATTTAGCACTGTTACCTATTTAATCACTGTTAGCTCtattagcaccattagcagggTCAGTggggctagtggtgctaacgtAATTATGTCCTGTAAAACTTACCTAAAACACCTCAATCTTTAAATGTGCATATATTTTATTACTGTATCATATGTTTAATAAGCTGTGTAAAATGTTTAGTCAGTAGAAACTATATCtgccaaaataaatacagtaaacagCATTTTCCTTTGAACTGttgtgaagtagaagtagaaagtaGCAGAAATGGAAACACCTCATAATTGTTGGAACTTTCCCTCTAGTCACACATTTCATGCCTTTCATGCTCTCAATAATAGGTTATTATtgggtgtgtgtttatttttcctgATATTTCTAATTCAGCTATTATTATCAGTTGTGGTAATGGCTGCTGTTGTAGTAGTTGCAGTAGTAGTATTCAAGTTTGTTATCACTCAGCCAGCTAATTGGGGGCATTTATTGTATCAGTATCCCTGACTTTAATCCTTATAAAAGTGTCTCATCTCTTATCAGTGTGTGTCATGTCACAGGAGCCCAGTAAGCTTCATATAGATCATTCTTCTGGACAAGTTCAGTGATAATAATGAGAAACAGCACACAAAATGTCTGCCAAACACATGGATCTGCATCCAGAGTCTCAACATGCTATGAAGGAGATGAACGAGAGAGACCTGCTCTCCATTCAGGGGACACTGAAAGTGGATTTGGTGGACACAGCCAACCTACCCACTCTGTCTCTATCTTCACCTCCACCATCTTCTCCTGTTGTCCCTGCTGGTAAAAACATCGCCATCCACCCTCAGCCAGTGGAAAGCCTGGGTGGTGGAGGAGATGATGGGTGCCTCCCCCTGGCAGCAGCCCCAGTGAAGTCTGCTCCAGGTCTGAATGCTGAACAAATGCAACATGTCTCGAGTGCAGCTGCCAGTTACTGCGCTGCTCCTCCACAAACAGTAAGAACCTGGtcaaccacacacactctgaacCATCTTCACTGGTTGGTTGCTAGCATCAATGGCATCATGACTCTTAGTCTTGTTACTCTACACATGTCACTGCAGCTCATTCAAGCAGTTACTGTATTTAAAAGAAAGGGGAGAACTCTGACACCTGGTAGACAACATCGTGTCACTACTGCAGCTTGTCTAACCAcctggtctgtgtgtgtttgtgtcttcagTGTAACAATGTGCCACTGACAAAGCTTCCTGAAGGCCTGACCCAGAACCTGCGTCCTGTTGGAGTGGTGTAagtaacacacacatgaatgctaacaaatacacacacatttacgcAGATATTGAGCTTCTGTATGTTTCTTTGAACACaatattttatcattataaTGTAAcgctgtctctctttttctgtgtaGTTATGGTGAACTGGTGTATGAGGTTCCAGCAGACGTCATTCTTTTTATCTCTGCTGCTGAACTACAAACAGTAAAACCTGGTTaaccacacacactctgaacCATCGTCACTAGCTGGTTGTAGGCGTAAAGTTTAGTAGCATCACTGTGGGAGAATGATATCAATGCTGAAACAATCACAGCTCTacctgagaaacacacacatctatTCTGGATGTGCAAACTTTGTCGTGTATTTGTAGTTttaaactccatttaaaaaggAACTATTTAGAAGATGAAGCTGTCGATCCACACCATCTAGGTGCTCAGAGTTAAGGATGCCCGGATTGAGCTCAAGTTCAATTTACAATTTAAGTGAATTGCAGATTGACTAGGTTTTCTTTAAGTGAAGTGACTGGCTGTGAAACTAAAAGAGAGGGGGGGACTCTGACACCTGGTAGACAACATGATGTCACTGCTGCAGCTTGTCTAACcacctgctctgtgtgtgtttgtgtctccagCGTAACAATGTCTTAGTGACAAAGCTTCCTGAGGGCCTGACCCAGAACCTGCGTCCTGTTGGAGAGGTGTAAGTAACACACATGtggatgcaaacacacacacacaagtgtacACAAATATTGAGCTTCTGTATGTATcttaaaacacaatattttgtattatctaatgtatctctgtctctctttttctgtgtaGGAGGGGAGAGCTGGTGTACGAGATCCCAGCAGACAGTTTCACTCTTTCCgactctgctgctcctccaccGTCACAGAACAAGAAGAAGTCAAAGTAAGTGAACGCTGGCCCGTTTTGGTCAAATTGTGCTTTTCTAGTTTATGACTGGCCCATGATATGTGGCAGTGGCCACCAAGTCATAATCGAACCCACTCACATTTTGTTTCTTGCAGCTGTTGTTTGACAGCAGGTGATATTTATTAAGAACATGCTAGTACAGATATCAGCCCAGTAAAGCCCATGCAAGGATGCATTTCACCTATGTCTTGCATTATCACTGTTTCTTTCTAACATTCTTCTGTCTTCCAGCAGAAAGCCAAAGTGTGAAGACAAACAGGACGATATAAAGATGCCGCTAAATGCCTTCATGCTGTTCTTGAAAGAAAAGAGGCTGAAATTGGCAGCCGAACTGGCCATGACTGAAAGTGCGGTGGTGAACGCTGTGCTGGGACACAGGGTAAGTGTGTTCGCTCTGTGAGACCCTCAGTGTTACACAACCTTCATCACAGTTGGTAAAAGACTCTGCAGACATGCTTGATATTTAATTCTTTTACTCTGAATCCTCGCATCTTGACAGGAGTTTCTGGTGATTTCTATTTAATGTCACATTACCAGCAAATTTAAACCGAGGATTTCCAGCATTTTACGACACAAACGCACTGTGGGAGTTTGTGGGTTCATTCTCTCATTAATGTAGATCTGACATTTTTCATGCTCCTGTTTATGCGGCCTGTAGTTTTGTGTCCGTCCATGTGCTGATAGTGTGTTGTCGTCTGTCCACAGTGGAGAACACTGTCAAAGGAGGAGAAGGCCAAATACTATGAAGCAGCACGCAAAGAGAAAGAGCTCCATGAGCAACAGTACCCGGACTGGTCACCCCACTCTGTATGTGCACTCTGCTGACATTCAACTCATACATGTTAGCATCACTGAAAAGAACCTTGTTTATCAGCTGATGTCAGATGGAAAACAtctaatgtgtttgtttctgtgtagggcaaaaagaaaaagaaggagaagcCAAAGCACCACAAGAAAAAGTCATCTCCgtctgtaaaataaatacataaattaattaatcaataaaacaCCGTACACTACACCGGTGGATCTCAACCTTTTCTTGGATCAGCGTCCCCGTGTCCAATATCCAGGTACCTTACCATCTCctatcagataaatgtagtgttatatcattaaaaaacatgtcAGTGAATGCAAAATAACAGATTTGATTAAACTAACtaaattattaaattagtttttcatataacaaaaaaatccaTGTGAATTGAAATATTTTTGAGCAACAGTTGGAAATTTGACATTCAAACTTAAACTAGGTCTCATTATTGatcacaaacagcagcaaatcaGAAAGTGGTGATTCTGGTGCCAGCTAAGGAGCACTCTTACAAATTGATCCAACTGAAAACAAGAGCAGCCCACAAAGGAAAACATCTGAGGCTACAGGAAGAGCAGAAGAAGAATACACCAGGAAGCAggaaacactttatttcctgcatGCTGGTGTAGTTTTATGCAAAGGAAAACAATGTAAAGGAtgcaaaggaaaacaaaattcaCTGACAATTCAAAATATAATGGAATATATTGCAGTAAGGCATTCTCTATTacagtccacacagtttaatacattcagcatcatacctGCATTtagccatgttgttgagctagttgacccctctgtcaagtagctgtctgttatttactcattctacagcaggaaacggcacttcaaaataaaaactctgtgccagaaattcactgtacttaaaaataaagtgtgttttttacaaacttgacatgtttgtgagtcgcttgcggtccattcagagtggacccatgaccacttttggaccgcgacccaccacttgggaaccactgctctatcGCTTTCAAATATTAATTCTCCTTTAGACCAGATTTTCTCATCTAATGTTCTCAGCTGAGTCAGCACACATTCACTCCTCAGCCCTCCtttgtgtcttgtgtttggGGAGGTAAcctctttaaatgtgcatgtgccACCTATTTACATCAGTGATACACTGATTcattaaaatttatttataaacccCTGGACTTTAGCACATATGTTTTTAAGTAAGATTTCTGCTCATGTTTAAGATTTTCAGCACGTTCTGT is part of the Epinephelus moara isolate mb chromosome 10, YSFRI_EMoa_1.0, whole genome shotgun sequence genome and harbors:
- the LOC126396906 gene encoding transcription factor 7-like 1-B; this encodes MSAKHMDLHPESQHAMKEMNERDLLSIQGTLKVDLVDTANLPTLSLSSPPPSSPVVPAGKNIAIHPQPVESLGGGGDDGCLPLAAAPVKSAPGLNAEQMQHVSSAAASYCAAPPQTCNNVPLTKLPEGLTQNLRPVGVVLSNHLLCVCLCLQRNNVLVTKLPEGLTQNLRPVGEVRGELVYEIPADSFTLSDSAAPPPSQNKKKSNRKPKCEDKQDDIKMPLNAFMLFLKEKRLKLAAELAMTESAVVNAVLGHRWRTLSKEEKAKYYEAARKEKELHEQQYPDWSPHSGKKKKKEKPKHHKKKSSPSVK